The following coding sequences lie in one Homalodisca vitripennis isolate AUS2020 chromosome X, UT_GWSS_2.1, whole genome shotgun sequence genomic window:
- the LOC124369636 gene encoding uncharacterized protein PB18E9.04c-like produces MIHLSQLLHHPQLYISHNSTYPQLYTSTILHLPQLYISTTLYLHNSTSPTTLHIHNSTPPQFYISHNSTYPQLYTSTILHLPQFYISHNSTSPQLYTSTILHLPQLYISTTLYLHKILHLPQLYISTTLYLHNSTSPTILHLPQLYISTTLYLHNSIPPQFYISHNSTSPQLYTSTILHLPQLYISTTLYLPQLYISTTLYLHKILHLPQLYISTTLYLPQLYISTTLYLYNSTSPTTLHLHNSISPQNSTSPTTLHIHNSIPTQFYISHNSTSPTTLHIHNSIPPQLYTSTTLYLHNSTSPTTLHLHNSIPPQFYISHNSTSPTTLHLHNSISPQNSTSPTTTQLSQLYVSTTLHLSQLYISTTLYLHKILHLQQLHNSHSSTFPQLCISHNSVSPQVYISTKFYISHNSTSPTTLHLHNSIPPQFYISHNSTSPQLYISTTLYLHNSIPPQFYISHNSTSPTTLHLHNSIPPQFYISHNSTSPQLYTSTILHLPQFYISHNSTSPQLYTSTILHLPQLYISTTLYLHNSTSPTTLHLPQLYISTTLYLHKILHLQQLHNSHSSTFPQLCISHNSTPPTNLRPHVRS; encoded by the coding sequence ATGATACATCTCTCACAACTCCTACATCACCCACAACTCTACATCTCTCACAACTCTACATATCCACAACTCTACACCTCCACAATTCTACATCTCCCACAACTCTACATATCCACAACTCTATACCTCCACAATTCTACATCTCCCACAACTCTACATATCCACAACTCTACACCTCCACAATTCTACATCTCCCACAACTCTACATATCCACAACTCTATACCTCCACAATTCTACATCTCCCACAATTCTACATCTCCCACAACTCTACATCTCCACAACTCTATACCTCTACAATTCTACATCTCCCACAACTCTACATCTCCACAACTCTATATCTCCACAAAATTCTACATCTCCCACAACTCTACATATCCACAACTCTATACCTACACAATTCTACATCTCCCACAATTCTACATCTCCCACAACTCTACATATCCACAACTCTATACCTCCACAACTCTATACCTCCACAATTCTACATCTCCCACAACTCTACATCTCCACAACTCTATACCTCCACAATTCTACATCTCCCACAACTCTACATCTCCACAACTCTATACCTCCCACAACTCTACATCTCCACAACTCTATACCTCCACAAAATTCTACATCTCCCACAACTCTACATCTCCACAACTCTATACCTCCCACAACTCTACATCTCCACAACTCTATACCTCTACAATTCTACATCTCCCACAACTCTACATCTCCACAACTCTATATCTCCACAAAATTCTACATCTCCCACAACTCTACATATCCACAACTCTATACCTACACAATTCTACATCTCCCACAATTCTACATCTCCCACAACTCTACATATCCACAACTCTATACCTCCACAACTCTATACCTCCACAACTCTATACCTCCACAATTCTACATCTCCCACAACTCTACATCTCCACAACTCTATACCTCCACAATTCTACATCTCCCACAACTCTACATCTCCCACAACTCTACATCTCCACAACTCTATATCTCCACAAAATTCTACATCTCCAACAACTACACAACTCTCACAGCTCTACGTTTCCACAACTCTGCATCTCTCACAACTCTACATCTCCACAACTCTATATCTCCACAAAATTCTACATCTCCAACAACTACACAACTCTCACAGCTCTACGTTTCCACAACTCTGCATCTCTCACAACTCTGTATCTCCACAAGTCTATATCTCCACAAAATTCTACATCTCCCACAATTCTACATCTCCCACAACTCTACATCTCCACAACTCTATACCTCCACAATTCTACATCTCCCACAACTCTACATCTCCACAACTCTACATCTCCACAACTCTATACCTCCACAATTCTATACCTCCACAATTCTACATCTCCCACAACTCTACATCTCCCACAACTCTACATCTCCACAACTCTATACCTCCACAATTCTACATCTCCCACAACTCTACATCTCCACAACTCTATACCTCCACAATTCTACATCTCCCACAATTCTACATCTCCCACAACTCTACATCTCCACAACTCTATACCTCCACAATTCTACATCTCCCACAACTCTACATCTCCACAACTCTATACCTCCACAATTCTACATCTCCCACAACTCTACATCTCCCACAACTCTACATCTCCACAACTCTATATCTCCACAAAATTCTACATCTCCAACAACTACACAACTCTCACAGCTCTACGTTTCCACAACTCTGCATCTCTCACAACTCCACACCTCCCACAAATCTACGACCACATGTAAGGTCGTAA